The Lytechinus pictus isolate F3 Inbred chromosome 8, Lp3.0, whole genome shotgun sequence nucleotide sequence AGGAACGGTAGATTTACAGCTACTCGTAGAACTGCACGATTCATAAGCTACCTGGATGCCATCATGTCTCCAATGTACTGTACGATCATTTAAAGGAGGCGAATAGATGCACGTCATCGTAAAATCTTCTCCTTTGACGGGTAGGTACAACATTGGTTGGAAAGAAATCGTTCCTGAAGACAAGGAGGAGGGGGAGCCTGCAAATAGATTgggtaggattttttttttaacaatcgTTGTAATGATGAATTCGTTGATTATCCATAGTACTTTACAAGATGGCATCTGTTTTAGAATATCAATAGGTGCAAAGTTGCGCTCTTCAAGATTCGCACGGATATTTTGACTCAAGTGGTGCAAATTCTCACTTGTTTTAGTTTTTGCTGCAAGTTTCTTTATTCAGGTATTTTACATCCTTATACAGAAAAACTTATTCAGCTCTAGATTATGAATCATGagcacaaattaaaaaaacaggCTTAAAATTGGTCCCTGTTAGaggatatatatattattatcatgtacaTTGCACTTTTTTCGGATTGTACCTTTGTGAACCTAATGTTTATGTATTGTATGCAGTTTAAACGTCATCTCCAGATTCATAAGCTCATTAAGCGCATTTTGAGACAAATATCAGAAGTAAGAATGGAAGaaagcattttatttatttatttttattattttttttttttgggggggaagcaACCATTTACAGACAGTCTAAATGTAGTGGGCCATAACCTCACTTCAAATTATCTTACAGAATAGCGGACGACGTCCTCGtgtaatattgtttattttattcatagCCTATATTTACTACAAAGAGAAAAGCTGCGAGCCAACATGAACGGATATACAGTATATCTTATAAACTCGACTTACCATTGCCAAGAAAGAGAAGAGCAAACATGCACCAAATATGGTACGCCATTTGAGATCAGAGTGATAGCATCCAATCCGATAATCCTGGTATCAATGAAGCAttcattatcaaaatatgaGAGTGTTGCAGTAGGTGAGACAAATTTCGTTTCTAGAAGACATCCACGATGTGTCCCAAACACACTGAAGGAATATGatgacaatgaaatgtgttCAATTACTTTCAATCGTCCATGCCGTTAAAGCACATTACGAAAGTACGACCCAATGTCTTATAAAGTTGTCAACGGTCGAAAATGAAAGTACGACGTTATGCATATTAATTATATTAAGTGTATTGCGGCATTTCAATGATCTGGCGACAGAGTGTGCTCTTTCTCCTATCCGATTTGAGATTGAGGTTTGCATAACCGACTAATAGCAAACAATGGAGTTGGATGGCGTCCAGAGAACCGTCACGACACATACTCTTCGGGATGGGTACCAGAACGAACACAATCAGAGGTAAATTGGTGAAACTGTTCCTCAACTCATGTTAATCCTAATCAACAATACACAACAAATTATCAACTTGCAACCAACCTGACACTATAAGAATTAAGGCTGTCTTCGTCGGAATCTCCCCATAACTTTGAATTGACTTATCACACCACCTGTTTTTTAACTTAATAAAGACCTTGTGCATTGGCGTCATCGGGGCTACGTCTTGGAGGCTGATGCCTTAAATTTTCATACATGCATTTTTAATCTGCAACtggcgcatctctgacaactctgtTTACGTGTATTATTACAGTCGAGGTATAATCATTGATGCTATGTTACTTTTTGTACTACATTAGGTCCTATAAAACATTGGGTCTACTCCCAATCAACAAAAACTCTCATATTATACGCCAATctatttttcactaactttttttaTCTGGagcaagatatttttttaagttgttaACAAGAATGTTCACATTATTCTTTtctatgaatattttgaaaacggTACTTTAAAACGTTTTCTTATTTCCATGAACACGTTCTCACGCAGTCGCTTCATAGTATTTGAGTCATTCTTATTACCCCTGCTCATCCACGACATTATACAAaccaaaaaatatgaaacaggtttttattttaatataccTTTCGGTTTTTATTTTTGCTAAATCAATCCAACAATATGATAAAAAAGTGTGACGCCACATCACATATACATATGCATAGACCACTCTTACAATAAAGTTACACAACTAAACACTAATATACTGATCATTTAATATTATACATTGTCGTATATATAGTTTAACTCGTCAGTATAGTGCATAGAGGGTGATATGGAACTATTAATCCTCATTTACAATTTGTGACTGGAGTACTTGCAGTACTAATATAAAGTTTGATTGgaacaatattcaagattagAACGGCATGATCAGCTTCTGTGCGAATAGAAAACAATTACTTTGAAAAGCATTCCTAAGaaatttcaccccccccccctccctggaaAAAAAGGGTACGGCCATGATAAACCTTGCTTCAATCATCGAGATGAGGCATTGTCGATTGTAACTGTGGAAATTTCGTTGTCCCTTGTGTGATTCACGGACCACACAGTGGATGAAGTAGTTTGAACTGCCTGACAGAGAAGATGTTGGCCATGGTCAAACCTATTTGGTACGAAGGTCAGAATGCTTTCGGCATCATATCGATCTGCGCTGCTGATGGATGTCTTCAAGGTTGAATTTCCTGTGACGTTCCTTGACCCGATATACCAGTGAATGAGAGCAGCAGGGTATCCATTAAGAGCTGTACATGTTATGTTGGTATCTGTGCCTTCGAGCACATCATCAGGGACAATCATTACGACATTGTTTGGTACACCTTTAGACAAACATTAAAAAGCTATTGGTCATTGTCAAACTTCGCCCTTAGAAGCACTTATTTTTAACATAGCCTTGGCAGTATATTGGGAATCGAACAAAATAACTTGAAATCATCacttacaacaacaacaatgattTAATTCTATAAAAGTACAGGAGTAGCCAACTTGTAATTCTTTCAGGTTTGGGAAGGTTATTCTAGAAGAATTTTCATTGATAATCTTTTATCAGTTCTACCATTAATAATATTGACTTTCGGTTCTAAAATCACTGAGGGAAACAAACTCACCGCAAACAACTAGTCTTGCTGTtagtattttaaaaaagtaaGCGTCGTCCATATACGATGAACATACAATTTGCATTCCATGGTTCGCGGCATCTGGTCTTATGGTTATGGTACTTTCAGTGTCAAACAAGGTTTCGTCTGAAACACTCCTATAACTTGATACATTTGCATGGATCGGAGTCCTGCCAAAGTCACCAACTAACCAAAATGATAGTTCAGTTGTTGGGAATGACCCGATGCTTTTACAAGTGATTGAAGTCGGTGAATCTTCTTGAACGTATAGGACTGTTGATTGTGACTGGTTACCTCCAGTTAGAAAGAGCAGCACACTGGTTGGTAGAACTGTAGGTATGGCAAACCAGAGAAAAAATCGTAAAAGAAAGTAGTAGAACCAAGAAGGAAGCACTGTTTTATATTCGGACAGGCCCTTTATGAAAAGCAGTTTTGTAACTTAATGATACCGCGTGGAAATAAACAAGGGATGATctcaatttaaaaaagtaagaaataagaaaaatcgTGTTCACTGCGGAATGATGCTTGGAAACAACTGGTTCGTCATTATGTAGATATGCATGCAATGATACTGAAATGGAGCTTAAGTCGACGTAAAGTGTTGGCATATTTTGTCCAATGTTTAAGCTATTGTGGATGAATTGAGTTTTAGAAACTTTTGCTTTGACTGAAAATCTAGGATTGATATCAATACGTGTTCACGTAATGATTCCCTGAATGATACCTACCATGAACATTCAGAAGAACTGAGGATCTAAGACTCCCTTGTATTTCCGGGTGTGATGCGATGCAGCTGAGAATCTTTTCGTGGTCATCTCTGGTGGGTGTGATTGTCAAAGTTTTCCGGGAGATGTAAGATCCGTCTTGAATGACATCAGATTGATCCTGATGAACAACGGTCACATCTTCTGGTACTAGCCATTGCAGTGCTGCGGGAGGCCTTGCTCTATTTGCTCCACAGGTGATGCTAAACGACTCTCCACCAGTTATACTTATATTTGCGTTGTTCAAGTATTGCCGGCCCGATTGGACATCAGTCACGAATACTCGCGACGGTGGAACTGGAGAAAAAACACAGTATATTCGAACCGTCAACCTCAACTTAAACGATATGTTACAATTTAAATTTGCAAGTGCTTCAACCCTTAATCACTGAATAATTTCCTGGCAATCTTTTGACGATTAAGAACTCGTGcaaatttttcaataaacaaataattcaaAAGTTTAAAAACACTCATGATATAGTTGCTCATCTGACAATGCTCTTCTATAATCTTGATAATACGCTGATGCCTCATCAATGGCaaatattaatttatatttctttttttataaaatggtagtgattttttgcctgattgctaagaaagcatgaatggcTGTAAGCAAGCACCCAAGAAGACCGACGGTTCGAAGTCCTCTCTAAGACACATCGAAATAAGGATTAAACTGCCTTACCAAACGACACCAAAAGGGAATCGAACCTGGGTCACCCACTCTACCGACTGGGCTATTGCGCCTCCTCTTACAACTGACACATCATGAAATCGCAAAATATTCACTTGTATGAAATGATACAGAAAGCAGGTTGGGACAGAGAATAGCCTATAGCTAAAATGTCGACTCACAAATCATCTTTGACATGTTAAAAAGGGTTAGGACTTTCGATGTTCTTTTCAGTGGGTGAGAATGATGTGACAATTTTGGATGGGTATGCATTTGTCAATATATTTACTTTTTTGTATGTCATCCTGTTCACTgtggtttgatttgatttgatttgatttattgatatccGTTTCACAACATAGTATGATAAATATGACATAAGATGGTCAATGCACATACTTAGTGGGGAGTGGGTTTCTATCTTTCTGTAGGAAAATGGTCGTAATTTAGAAATTCCTAAGGATAAAATAATGTAATGCGCCCCCAAAATAGCGCGCGcgcttaaaaaaatacaaataatcttAGCTAGGTGGAATGAAATGTCACCCATGCTGTCAAACCTCTCATTTGTTCTTACCTTGACTTAGTACTTCCAGTATTTCAGTCGCTGAACGTTCTCCATGTAGGTTATGTACATTGCATGTGTATCTCCCATCGTCACCAGTGTTCAAATTGATTATTGTAAGGGATGTGCTGCGGTCATCTCCCAATAACTTGTACTTTGAAGGATTAGAAATATTAGGTGTACATTCACTCGCAGTTGTGCACCACTCAGACGCAATTCGTGTTTCTTCGTGTTTCCACTTGACAATGCGAACAATCGAAGGAGGGAAATAGGTGCACTTCATCGTAAAATCTTCTCCTTTGACGGGTATGAACTGCCTTGGTTGAAAAGATATCGTGGTTGTAGACATGGTAGAGGGGGAGCCTGCAAATGGATTGTGTAGGAATATTGTCAATTATTAGTGATAGCAGAAGTATTGCTTCTTCATAGTACTTTACAGGGTGGGCATCTATTTTAGACTGAAAAGTGAAAAGTTGCATCATTCAAAGATTtgcgttgatttttttacatGCCAAACATATCAAAAGGGTTAAAAGTCGCATTTGTTCAAGTTTTGTTGCAGGTTGTACCACTTTGCGAAGGATAACACCCTTCGTGCACCTTAAATGCGTAACACAGTCCATGGTCTTTGGATGCATATATGCCCAGGAATCGCATTCCGAGACAGACGTGAACAACGCAATTAAGTGAAAGACAATATTTTTCTGATCCTGCTGATGGCAAGCTTGAATGGGAAAACATGTTGTTTTTTGGCCAGCAGACTGCTTTGGCCTTAAACTcactgaaaataatcatatagtAACGGAGGAAGTCATACTTTCTATATTCCTTGTTTTATTAGCAGCCTACCTTtacaaagagaagaagaaaaaacggcTACAAGCCAATATGTATagattcaattttattcaaatttaatcAAATTCGACATACCTTTGCCAAAAACAAGAAGAGCAAACATGCACCAAATATGGTACGCCATTTGAGATCAGAGTGATAACATCCAATCCAATAATCCTGGCAACAAAGAAACATTCAATATCAAAATGTAAGATAGTTGCAGTAGGTGAGACAATTTGTTTTTTAAGACATTTCCGATGTGTATCAAACACATtgatgtaataatgatgacggtGAGATTTATTCGTTTACTTTCGCTAGCCTATGCCGATAAGCACATCTCATGTACGTCTTAATGTCTTAGGGTGTCAGCGGTCGAAAATGAAAGTACGATATTTCATTTATCAAATATATAGCTGCCTTTGTTCGGACGATAGAGAGTGTGCTCTTTCCCATAGCCGGTTTGATGTCGAGGTTGCTTAACCGAGCATACAATGGATTGGAAGGTGTCCAGAGAACTGTCATGACATATACGCTTCGGGATGACCTTAGGCAAGGACATCATCGCGCCGCCATCTTAGAGGTCTTTGCCTTACATGCCTTGTTGATCTTCAACTGGCGCAAACAATAAAACCAACCCTTGTTTGAATGTTTGACACATGCGATTCATATGAGatgaatttgataaatttaaaaaaggatcTCATTAATTTTACTTCGATTTTTCtatcgaattttttttttttttgcattttggtgACCCCTGAAAGTTGGATCAGGGGAAGTCACATTTACCCTTATGATAGCTAAGCGCAACTGCATACCAGTCATTTtgtataatataaaacattattttttattactacCGAATTAATTATTTTCTACAACTTGCTGGCTGTGATGGCTTCCAGTAccagcaaagaaaaaaaaaaagaagaacaggGGGACATTATGATGAGATCTGGATATACGATATAGATTAAAAACAAAGCAGATATTACTGTAGACAACATGAAATTCCTTTTTGCGGTCTATGCGCTACAGCAAATCACTAGAAAACAGGTATGTTGTTGATAAATATTTCCACATACCAATGCATGCACTGTATATTTGTAAATACAAATACCGTCAATATCTCGTGGTGTGATCCGTTCTTTAATCCACTAGAAGTAGAGGGCATACGGGGTAAGCTGGCTCCCATCATGCTTTTTTGGTGAATCTGATTCATGCAATTGCCTTCTTATCTTTGGCTCTCTCAAAATAATGTAGTCTGAatttgtgtttgtgtgtgtccCGTCTCCTTCGTTGCAGATTTTCATTGATTGTTAGTTTATACAGTCATTCATTATTTAACCCATTGTATTCTTTAGCATTACTATCAAATGCATTGGTGTGTATTGTGTTGATATTCTGTTATCCATTTTGTGGaatatgacaataaaaaaaatcaaacctgATTCGACCTACCGACATTATTTCTGCATGTCCAGCTCTGATGCACCTAGGTTCTCAGGCAGGTGTTGATTGACGATGAACCAAGAAGGTGAATCGGGTCTAACTGCAGTGTAAAgttaattaatttaaaaataattgatagTTAGCTAAGTAGAGTATCTAAGTAACTCTATAGACACAACAGGTAGATAACATTCATCTCATTAACGAAATTCAATTACGAATTAATTCTAAAGACGATAACTCAGTTGGCCAAGAAACATTTCTGTTGTGCATAAATGCGCTATAggtattaacaaaatatacCAATTCACCAAAGAAAAAGGGATTACACAAACGTAACAAACATTATCCTAAAATTCTGCATTACTCACCCGAGTTCCTTGCTTTAGAAATATAATTGGAAAACATCgaaaatcatattgatatgatacTGAATAACTAGGCACCTGTTATGTTTAAAACCATGCTATCATTCACAGACCAAGTGGTGGATAATGTAGGTAGAACTGCCAGGCACAGGAGATGTCTCCCATGGTCCGACCTCTTTGGCACGAAAGTCAAAGTGCTTTCAGCATCGCATCGACCTGCATCATTTTCACTATAAAAATATTCAGGGATGAATGACCTGTCATATTTCTTGAACCTATATACCAGTAAATGCGAGGAGCTGGGTACCCATTAGCAGCCTTGCAGATCACGGTGGCTTGTATCCCTTCTTTTAATTCAGCAGGGAAAGTCGTAACGACCTCATCAGGTGGTGCTGTAGCATGTTAAGAGAAATGCAAAAAGCGACACGTTATATTGAAGCATCAAACTCAATAGCGGACATGAGTGATCTGCTTGATGAAGAtttatttttacaggaaaataaACATGTCGGCCTAATCAATTACCATATATTACTTTCCCAAACGCCCATTCTAGAAGATCAACGAAAAGACATCCAATGGTTATATCAACGAATACCACACACACACCTCCCTGGTTATACAGCTTAGCAACTATTTAGTAACTAACTGCCCCTAACACATCTGTAAAATGCCAACAGAGACATACATATATGCataaagaaatgaaacataCACTTACCATAGGTTGATATTGTAACAAACTGTTGTTCGACAAAATCTTCACCCAGATATACAAAGCACCAGAGAATCAACCCTTGATACTTCCTATACAAATGCAACTTGTAAGTACTAACGGTATCAAAGAGACTGTCGTCTTCAGGATTTTGAGTCTTCGACAGACTAATACTTCCAGGAGGAATATCAGGGTCGTCAATTCTCCATGTCATTTGAACTGCCGGTCGTGATCCAATACTTTGACAGCTGATCGAAGCCGAGGAACCTTCTTGAACGTGAATAACTGTTGATGATGTCTGGTAGTCTTTGCCATTTCCAGATTGAAAGATTGTCGTGCTTGATGGAAGAACTTTATAGGAAAGGTGAAATAAAGATGGAAGAATTTGCGATATATTGTATGTCAATTTGAAACAGGTTGTGCTTTATAAAAATACAGACTTATCTAAACAACAGAATATAATTTACTAAACTGAGGAAAATGTGAGGAAAatcacttttgttttctttttcatcaaTTTCGTAATTCATACCATGAACATTTAGGAAAACAATACACTGACGATCACTCTGGAGTGTTTGATGTGACGCAAAGCAGCTGATATTCTTTCCTTGATCACTCGCAGAGGGCGTGATGGTAACAACCTTCCGAGACGTGTAGCTGTTGCCTTTAACGACATCAGTCTGATCTTGTTGGTTGGAAATAAGATCATCTGGTACAATCCACTTGAGGATTGCAGGAGGCCTTGCTTGCGATGCTGTACATGTTAGCACATTTGGCTCCCGAGCCATTACCGTTCTAGTGGTGTATTCGAAGCAAAGACGGCTTGATCTATCGGTAACTATGATAACTGAAGGCGAAGCTGTGAAAGAAGATAGAAAATTCATGAGGAGTGTACTATTACAGCTATACACAATTATTCACAATTCAAATAGGTTCAATGTGTGTAGAGTGTGTGAGTTTATTGATTTCTTAGAAAGATGAGCTTCACAACCCGGATGTCCTTGATCTTATGAACAGACGTCTTTTCaacgactgtttcagaaacaaatttttgaattatatttttgtcacttcatgggcactgacgaagagtgtgacttttttttcatttctgtgaGATACGCACCTTTCAAAATATgcgattttatttctacggcatatgtattattcaatatattttcttgttAGTTTGTTACGTTGAATAAAAGTACGTATATATATTCTTGTGGATGTCGATAAAGCTTGAATCGAATTATGAATGAACGCATTCCTAATAGTGTATAATAAAAAGCATTTTTCTCATAACACAAGTGTAATTGGTTACCAGTAAACTAGTGAGATCGATGGTGTATATGAACATAATAAGTaacgaattattttttttcgcaTTTTCTGTTGTCATGGCTGTGTGCTGATGAATTTGTTTAGATTTGTTTGTTAGTTTCCTTCAATAGCGTTCAGTGGAGCAGAGAGTGATCGCACTTCACATACTTCAGGAATCTACATGTTTAATTCTTTTCTAAATATAGCCATGATGAAATATCGCACTGTGCACTGTTTCTAGTTTAAAGATTCCATTGCCCAATCGGGTACACTTGAATTTGATTATTAGTTTTAAACTATTACTTCACCTGGTAGTAATGGTGTTACGTGCATGCTCCTTGATACTGTATTGTGGGGAAAGGCAGTTGGGCGAACAGAACATCTGTAATGGCCACCGTCGTCACCAACAAGTTGTTTTATGGTAAGATTAGCACTGGAGTAGTCTGCCACCAAGCTGAACTTCCATTGGTCTAGAACAGTAAACCTACAGGACCGATTTTCCTGACAATCGCATGTTGCGAGCGATTCCCCATCCTTCTGCCATATGACCACCCTATTCCTGGTCTGGAGTGTGAACGTGCAGACCAGTGTAATATCCTCGCCAATGACTGGAAGATACTCACCATTGTTGATCGACACCCAAAATCCTCCGGTTTCTGCGAGATAGACAATGTTGCCAATAAAGATAAATCAGGTGGCGTCATTTCTTCCTAACTaatgcaataaaaataaattccttTCAGTGAGTTTGCAAGGGGTAtcattatatattatttatttgtcaatatCACTGCTcattcaatcattttattttcctttttttataatcCACTTATCAAATTAATTCACTATTTATTAGTTTTATAAATGTTATAATGCATTATACATTGATTAATGGAGGCTACGGGTATCTATTCAAAATGATGGAGTGTTGTAAATATTACCAGATGCTCATGGCCGGGAATATTATTGTCCTTTGGTCATCCTCTTACGGAATCGAAGGATTCTGTTCTCCAAAATATGTCAGTAAGCCACTTTGCATATGAAATGTGAGCACATGAAGATGTGCTGTAAcataatattgtcatttaaatgTACTAATAATGTACACACAGTGAACCTTTTATTGATTAGGGTGCTCGTTTAATTGTCAACGTAAAATGGGTCAAATATAAATATAGCAACGGAAACCTACCACAACTGACATGACTGAAGATCGTTGGAACAAGAACAACCACAGCATATCCACAAGCACTTGTCATCATGTCGAATCTGGCTGTACGAAGACTTGCTTTCAGAATGGCATGAAATCCAACAATGATCATGGCAAATAAACTCTTATAAAGTCACACTTGTAGGAGACACCCATATGCTATacactttggggaaaaatcgCTGGTATTGTGTCAAACGAGTGCTACTGGTTTCCTTTCCAACTCCTGATTCGGTTTCGTCATGTGCTATTTAACATTAATGAGTACAGCGTGTATGGTCAAAGAGGTCGCCATTTCCCTTCGCAGCACGATCGTATAGATTACTGCTATTTCAAAATGTTCCAGTTACACGTTGACAGCTGGTGCAATCCGAAATGagcatcaccatcaccatcaacatgatcaggggccgcggaaacggggGAGGGGATGTGAGGACTTCAGCTCCCGCGCTTTTTCCAAACCCGtgttcaaaaacttaaaaattatcatCTGATTATGATTCTTTGCATGGATggttattcccccccccctctttcaaaaccgttccgcagcccctgatCATGCTTATCATGATCATTAGAAGTTTAAACTTCAAGGGATCAGATAGGTATCCATGTTTGGATTTCAATATTGGATAGGAGATGGTTAGACTTTCAATGATCAATGTCAATCATGTTTTGGACATAAATAGTGAACTGAAATCACCCATTAGATTATTTTATATTCGTAATAATCGTATTGTCAATGAATGTTACAGGGCAGTTCACATTCGGAGGTTTGTAGAAAATAAGTCATAACATATGAGCGGCAGAACATCATGAACATGGCGTATGGGGCACAGAGTTTTTGATTGTCAATGAACAGCGATGTGCagatttcataatattttaaagGAATCTGCAGGCTTAACGAGCTCTGCTTTTTATGTAGGTTCCTTCACATTTCACAACTCAGATATTGCTACATAAGCATATACagtcattcattattttaacaCACTGGATTTTGTATTATTGCTATCAAATGCAttgttttgtattatgttgatatcatatttttgatgaaatatgacaaataaaataaaatctgatCCCACCTACCGACATTATTTCTACATGTCCAGCTCTGATGCACCTATGTTCCCAGGCAGCGAGGATAGTCGAAGATGTcgtctggtgttgattgacgaTGATCCAAGAAGGTGAATCGGGTCTAACTGCagtttgaaattaattaattcatgaaTAATCGATAGCTAGCTAAGTAGTCTATCTAAGTAATTATGTAGACACAACAGGTAGATTATATTTATCTTATTGTTAAAATTCAATTAAGAATTAATTCCAAATGTTTCATCACTAGGTGTGTGTTTGTTAGACAAATAACTGAACTGACCCATAAGTAGTTAAGTCTTACATGAATACGCTATAGGTgttagaaatatatatcaatttacCAAAAATATACTCCACAGAAGTTACAAACATATCCTAAAATTATTTACTTCAAAAATGTAATTGGAAAACATCgaaaatcatattgatatgatacTTAAAAACTAGGCACCTGTTATGTATAAAACCATGCTATCATTCACAGACCAAGTGGTGGATAATGTAGGTAGAACTGCCAGGCACAAGAGATGTTTCCCATGGTCCGACCTCTTTGGTACGAAAGTCAAAGTACTTTCAGCATCATATCGACCTGCATCATTTTCACTAATATCAAGAGATGAATGACCTGTCATATTTCTTGATCCTATGTACCAGTAAATGCGAGGAGCTGGGTATCCATTGGCAGCCTTACAGGTCACGGTGATTTTTATCCCTTCTTTTAATTCAGCAGGGAAAGTCATAACGATCTCATCCGGTGATGCTGTAGCATGTTAAGAGAAATGCAAAAAGCGACACGTTCTATTAAAGCATCAAAATCAATAGCGGACATGGGTGATCTGCTTGATGAAacttcatttgaaaaaaaaaaacatgtcggcctaaataattacaatatattGCTTTCCCAAACGCCCATTCTAGAAGATCATGAATATGTCAACCACAACGAAAATACATCAAATTGTTATATCAATGactaccacacacacacacacacacacacacacacacacacacatctccCTAATTGTTGTATAGCTTAGCAACGTTTTAGTCACTAACTGCCCCAGAcacgtctttaaaat carries:
- the LOC135155207 gene encoding uncharacterized protein LOC135155207, with translation MAGEPNVLTCTALQARPPAILNWIVPDDLISNQQDQTDVVKGNSYTSRKVVTITPSASDQGKHISCFASHQTLQSDRQCIVYLNVHVIPSSTTIFQYENDKDHQTSSTVIYVQEGSTALITCQSIGSRPAVEVSWTIDDLGIPPGNKSLSKTQNPVDGSLFDTKTSPDEIVMTFPAELKEGIKITVTCKAANGYPAPRIYWYIGSRNMTGHSSLDISENDAGRYDAEKTGGFWVSINNGEYLPVIGEDITLVCTFTLQTRNRVVIWQKDGESLATCDCQENRSCRFTVLDQWKFSLVADYSSANLTIKQLVGDDGGHYRCSVRPTAFPHNTVSRSMHVTPLLPASPSVIIVTDRSSRLCFEYTTRTVMAREPNVLTCTASQARPPAILKWIVPDDLISNQQDQTDVVKGNSYTSRKVVTITPSASDQGKNISCFASHQTLQSDRQCIVFLNVHVLPSSTTIFQSGNGKDYQTSSTVIHVQEGSSASISCQSIGSRPAVQMTWRIDDPDIPPGSISLSKTQNPEDDSLFDTVSTYKLHLYRKYQGLILWCFVYLGEDFVEQQFVTISTYAPPDEVVTTFPAELKEGIQATVICKAANGYPAPRIYWYIGSRNMTGHSSLNIFIVKMMQVDAMLKAL
- the LOC129267177 gene encoding uncharacterized protein LOC129267177, whose product is MAYHIWCMFALLVFGKGSPSTMSTTTISFQPRQFIPVKGEDFTMKCTYFPPSIVRIVKWKHEETRIASEWCTTASECTPNISNPSKYKLLGDDRSTSLTIINLNTGDDGRYTCNVHNLHGERSATEILEVLSQVPPSRVFVTDVQSGRQYLNNANISITGGESFSITCGANRARPPAALQWLVPEDVTVVHQDQSDVIQDGSYISRKTLTITPTRDDHEKILSCIASHPEIQGSLRSSVLLNVHVLPTSVLLFLTGGNQSQSTVLYVQEDSPTSITCKSIGSFPTTELSFWLVGDFGRTPIHANVSSYRSVSDETLFDTESTITIRPDAANHGMQIVCSSYMDDAYFFKILTARLVVCGEFVSLSDFRTESQYY